The genomic interval TGCCTGCCGTTGACTGTTTTGAGAGAGGGCCGGGTAAATACACTCGCGGCAAGGCGGCTATCGCATTTGCATGCCCCGATCTTGGAGGGTGGGTTCTcaaaggctgctgaggaaaATGGTCCACCCTTCCGCTTCTTGGCCAGCCCACCTGAGCGATAGCATCATCCTGGACACCCTGGCTGCGGCCCCGGATTTATAGGGACTCGGATGAACTGCCGTCCCCTGTTGGCAGCACGAAGGTCCAACGGGGCCAGGCGAAGCGGGGCACACCCTTGCTGAACCAAACTTCTCGCTGGTGCCGGGACGCCTATCAATTCCCGACGGTTGTATCTTCGGTGACAATCCTACCGACAGCTTGACATTGTAATAAAtggctgccgccgccccgGGGATCCAGTCGGGTCGGTGACAATTTTTGGCGACTTTCTCCAGTTTTCGTTTTTCACAGTGGTGTTGACTGCTTGTCTTTCCAATGGCTCTCACAACAGCTTACTCCGGTGCGCCGGCCGGGAGGATGCCGTTTGACAACGCCTTCGGGTTTACCTTTAGCCAACCGTTCCAGCACGAAAGCGACTTCACTCCGGCAAACCACCGGGTGCCCAAGGTGAATGACGAGCAGCCTATTTTTGTGGACAACAAGTCTGGTATGTTATCGTCAGCTGATGTTGGCTTATATGCGCATAAACCTGCTGTGcgactctctctctcagccAGTTGCTAGACTAACATGCTTCTCTTTGTGGTACCTAGGTCGCGCATTAACCTACTCCCAAATCCGCGCCGATTCTCTTGCCTTGGCATCCGGCCTGTTGAGCCTCCCGAATCTCGACCCGACCGAAATCAAGAAACTCCCTCCCACACCATCATGCCCCCAAGGCCCAGAGATCGCaccggtggtgttgattcAACTACCGAATTGCCTCCCCTTTGCGCCTATTCTCCTGGGTACTTTTGCCTCGGGGTTCACGGCTACGCTTGTCTCGCCTGCCCTGACGGCGGATGAGGTTGCCTGGATTTTGCAAAATGCCAAACCGAGGGTCATCATCACTGCGACGGCGTGCTTAGAGGCGATGAAGGCCGCTATTGGGAAGCAAGAAGGGGATAGGAGTTTCTGGAATGGGGTGCCAGTTTTTACCGTCGATGCTGTCAACGATACCTACCCTCTGGTGTTCTCGGGACAGTCAAACCCCCAAGATTGGAGACAACTCCTGCAAGCGAAGAGGAAGCCATCCGTCCAGCCAAATCAGCGGCTTAACGAGCAGCAAGCCAAAGCCCGGACGGCGGTTATCCTTTGGTCATCCGGCACATCAGGCAGATCAAAAGGTgttctcctctcccaccacgcCCTCAACTTCGCCAGCGCCTCCCTCTGGCACGACGCCGATTATTATCCTCCTAGCGGCCCGCAGCGCTGGCTTGGGTTTGCCCCGTTTTACCACGTCTTCGGCCTCTGCAATGTTTTCCTCTTGGGCATCGCCGCCGGGGCGAGGGTGTTTATCATGCAGGGGTTCAAACTCCCGGATATGCTCGAGGGGATAAGGAAGCGTCAGATCACGTACGTGCACATGTCGCCTCCTGTCGCGGTGATGCTGGCcaaggcggaggtggtggaggagtatGCCAAGCGAGACCcaaagacggggaggaaCGGGTTTAGCTCTGTTGTTGGGGCGGTGACGGGGGGTG from Podospora pseudoanserina strain CBS 124.78 chromosome 6, whole genome shotgun sequence carries:
- a CDS encoding hypothetical protein (EggNog:ENOG503NV85; COG:I); amino-acid sequence: MALTTAYSGAPAGRMPFDNAFGFTFSQPFQHESDFTPANHRVPKVNDEQPIFVDNKSGRALTYSQIRADSLALASGLLSLPNLDPTEIKKLPPTPSCPQGPEIAPVVLIQLPNCLPFAPILLGTFASGFTATLVSPALTADEVAWILQNAKPRVIITATACLEAMKAAIGKQEGDRSFWNGVPVFTVDAVNDTYPLVFSGQSNPQDWRQLLQAKRKPSVQPNQRLNEQQAKARTAVILWSSGTSGRSKGVLLSHHALNFASASLWHDADYYPPSGPQRWLGFAPFYHVFGLCNVFLLGIAAGARVFIMQGFKLPDMLEGIRKRQITYVHMSPPVAVMLAKAEVVEEYAKRDPKTGRNGFSSVVGAVTGGAPLGHEVVVQVYKRCGFRIRLGYGLSETCSTALQRGLGEREMGEQAGDTGLPHWGVEVMIASGEGYATKEGEKTPAAGVDVEGEVLVKAPGLMSAYLPVGLFLGAKPDMSVTNEALTADGWFRTGDVGALCKAGRLRITDRLKELIKVRAYQVAPAELEAVLCSSESVGDAGVVGVYDDDEATEWPRAFVVPAGGKGNKSRADLEKLAVELKELVEKRTAKYKWLVGGIVFIDQVPKSPSGKILRRLLKSGAEGTKGVEIKLYEKKKRSAKL